In a genomic window of Virgibacillus sp. SK37:
- a CDS encoding TetR/AcrR family transcriptional regulator: MAKPKSNQKEEQIFQAALKLFSESGFSKTTIKEIAQEADVSFGTVFTYFDTKESLFYSCVARPLEEVKERFLLPREFLEELTIDSLTRMVAEHIHYFWEQESYIRLIQYVIGQPQRFSEMKLLDEFAEEFILFIEDVVLTGMKKGFLPESDPTEVGYGYLAFLNGARLTYTDKANVRLTNAFEKQALRLFGINKREE; encoded by the coding sequence ATGGCAAAACCGAAATCAAATCAAAAAGAAGAACAAATCTTTCAAGCGGCTTTAAAGCTTTTTTCTGAAAGCGGTTTTTCTAAAACAACTATTAAGGAAATTGCACAAGAAGCAGACGTAAGTTTTGGTACCGTTTTTACATATTTTGATACAAAAGAATCTTTATTCTACTCCTGTGTGGCTAGACCGTTAGAGGAAGTGAAGGAACGATTTTTACTACCTCGCGAATTTTTGGAAGAATTGACAATTGATTCCCTAACAAGAATGGTGGCAGAACACATCCACTATTTCTGGGAACAAGAAAGCTATATACGGCTAATTCAGTATGTTATTGGGCAACCACAACGCTTCTCAGAAATGAAGTTATTAGATGAATTTGCTGAAGAATTTATTCTATTTATTGAAGATGTAGTACTTACAGGAATGAAAAAAGGTTTCCTTCCAGAAAGTGATCCAACGGAAGTGGGATACGGATACTTGGCATTTCTAAACGGAGCCCGTTTAACCTATACAGATAAAGCAAATGTTAGGTTAACGAATGCTTTTGAAAAGCAAGCGCTTCGCTTATTTGGAATTAATAAACGGGAGGAATAA